The Mucilaginibacter rubeus genomic interval GCCAAAAACGGACCAAGCGGCGCAAAAGTGTCGCAACCTTTACCTTTATCCCAGGTACCATTACGCTCTAACTGAAACTCACGCTCGCTCACGTCGTTATGCAATACGTATCCGGCAACATAGTCCATAGCTTCAGCTTCTTCAACATATGAGGCTTTTTTACCGATAACCACAGCCAATTCCACTTCCCAATCGGTTTTAACCGAATTTTTAGGGATCATAATATCATCAAACGGACCAACAATAGCAGTAGTTGATTTCATGAAGATAACTGGCTCCGGTGGCAGCGGTGCATTGGTTTCTTTTGCATGATCGGCATAGTTCAAACCAATACAAACCAGTTTTGAGGGGCGGGCGATAGGGCTTCCTAAGCGTACATCTTCGGCAACTTCAGGCAACAGGTTATCTTTTACAAAATCAGCAAGGCGGCTAAGTCCATCAGTTTCAAAAAACTGCTCGGTGTAATCTTCGCCAAAGGCAGATACATCATATCTTTTATCGTTTTGTATAATTCCCGGTTTCTCTTTACCTGGCTCGCCAAATCGTATAAGTTTCATATTATCGTTGTATTAGTTAGTTGTCAGTTTAATAATAGTATCGTTAGGGTCGGTTGCAACACCGTTAAGATATACAAACACGCCCTCGGTTTGTTGTTTAAATTTTACCGCGCTGCCATCGGCCAGTAAGGCGGCTTTAGTTACCTTACCTTTTAATTGCGGAATGAAAACATACGGTTGCTGTGGTGGCGTCATCACATGCACATAAAGGTTTTTATCTTTTTGCGTGATAACTCCCCAGGGCTGTGCGGGGATACCGCTACCCCGGGTGCCGTAAATAGCTTCGCCATTTTTTTGTACCCATGCGCCTACAATAGCCAGCGTATCGGTAAACTCAGGCTGAATTTTGCCATTAGGCATAGGGCCAATGTTTAATAAAAAGTTGGCGTTTAAACCTGCCGCGTTCACCAGGTAATGGATAATACGTTTGGATGATTTAAAGCTCCTGTCAGTAATGTTAAAGCCCCAGCTATTGTTGATAGTTTCGCAGGTTTCTAAAGGGAGTGCGCCGATCTTTGATTTGCCGCTGAAGCCAGTGGTGTTGGCTCCGGGCAGGTCTTTTTCAAACATCTGAAAATCTTCGCCTTCCTTTGGTTCAAGGTGGTGATTATTGCCTACCAGTATCGCCGGGTTCAGCTTATGGATTAAGCCATAGATCTCGTCATAATGCCAGTTAACATCACGCTCCCAATGGCCATCAAACCATATGCCTTTAACACCCGGATATTTGGTAATCAATTCGGTAAGCTGGGCTTTCATGAAATTGATGTAGCTGTCCCAATCGCCGTTTACAGGTTTACCATCGGCAATCGGGCTACCATAAGCGTAATCTTTACGTCCCCAATCC includes:
- a CDS encoding fumarylacetoacetate hydrolase family protein yields the protein MKLIRFGEPGKEKPGIIQNDKRYDVSAFGEDYTEQFFETDGLSRLADFVKDNLLPEVAEDVRLGSPIARPSKLVCIGLNYADHAKETNAPLPPEPVIFMKSTTAIVGPFDDIMIPKNSVKTDWEVELAVVIGKKASYVEEAEAMDYVAGYVLHNDVSEREFQLERNGTWDKGKGCDTFAPLGPFLATPDEIADPHNLRLWLTVNGETMQDGTTSNFIFNLPHLISYTSQFMTLLPGDIISTGTPAGVGLGMKPPIYLKAGDVVELGIEGLGQSKQNVIAYAKN
- a CDS encoding alpha-L-fucosidase, whose amino-acid sequence is MIKKLLLMGMLLGAVRAGAQTYTPTADNLAARKNFQDMKFGLFIHWGIYSELGAGEWVMNEKHIPYDSYKRLADFFYPQAFNAHEWVMFAKKAGMKYITITSRHHDGFSMFGTKASPYNIVDATPYHKDPLMELAQECVKEGIELHFYYSLLDWGRKDYAYGSPIADGKPVNGDWDSYINFMKAQLTELITKYPGVKGIWFDGHWERDVNWHYDEIYGLIHKLNPAILVGNNHHLEPKEGEDFQMFEKDLPGANTTGFSGKSKIGALPLETCETINNSWGFNITDRSFKSSKRIIHYLVNAAGLNANFLLNIGPMPNGKIQPEFTDTLAIVGAWVQKNGEAIYGTRGSGIPAQPWGVITQKDKNLYVHVMTPPQQPYVFIPQLKGKVTKAALLADGSAVKFKQQTEGVFVYLNGVATDPNDTIIKLTTN